The Glycine max cultivar Williams 82 chromosome 12, Glycine_max_v4.0, whole genome shotgun sequence genome window below encodes:
- the LOC100810407 gene encoding receptor-like serine/threonine-protein kinase SD1-8 produces the protein MSIIVYTLFVSSLVVSIAADTPSNSQFQSLSPGETIVSPRGIFELGFFNLGNPNKSYLAIRYKSYPDQTFVWVANGANPINDSSAILKLNSPGSLVLTHYNNHVWSTSSPKEAMNPVAELLDSGNLVIREKNEAKLEGKEYLWQSFDYPSNTMLAGMKIGWDLKRKINRRLIAWKSDDDPTPGDLSWIIVLHPYPEIYMMSGTKKHHRLGPWNGLRFSGMPEMKPNPVFNYKFVSNKDEVTYMWTLQTSLITKVVLNQTSQLRPRYVWSEATRSWNFYSTMPGEYCDYYGVCGANSFCSSTASPMCDCLKGFKPKSPEKWNSMYRTEGCRLKSPLTCMLDGFVHVDGLKVPDTTNTSVDESIDLEKCRTKCLNNCSCMAYTNSNISGSGSGCVMWFGDLLDIKLYPAPESGQRLYIRLPPSELDSIRHKVSKIMYATSVAAAIGVILAIYFLYRRKIYEKSMAEYNNESYVNDLDLPLLDLSIIIVATNKFSEGNKIGEGGFGSVYWGKLASGLEIAVKRLSKNSDQGMSEFVNEVKLIARVQHRNLVKLLGCCIQKKEKMLVYEYMVNGSLDYFIFDSTKGKLLDWPKRFHIICGIARGLMYLHQDSRLRIVHRDLKASNVLLDDTLNPKISDFGVAKTFGEENIEGNTNRIVGTYGYMAPEYAIDGQFSIKSDVFSFGVLLLEIICGKKSRCSSGKQIVHLVDHVWTLWKKDMALQIVDPNMEDSCIASEVLRCIHIGLLCVQQYPEDRPTMTSVVLLLGSDEVQLDEPKEPGHFVKKESIEANSSSCSSTNAMSITLLTAR, from the exons ATGAGTATCATAGTTTATACACTCTTTGTCTCTTCTCTTGTAGTTTCCATAGCTGCAGACACACCATCCAATTCACAGTTCCAATCCCTCAGTCCTGGAGAGACCATAGTTTCCCCAAGAGGAATCTTTGAACTTGGTTTCTTCAATCTTGGAAATCCAAACAAAAGCTACCTCGCAATTCGGTACAAGAGCTATCCGGATCAAACATTTGTTTGGGTTGCAAACGGTGCCAACCCAATCAATGACTCCTCAGCCATATTGAAACTAAACAGTCCTGGCAGTTTGGTCCTTACACACTACAATAATCATGTTTGGTCCACAAGTTCTCCAAAAGAAGCAATGAATCCAGTGGCAGAGCTATTGGATTCTGGTAATCTTGTGATAAGAGAGAAGAATGAAGCAAAGCTAGAAGGGAAAGAATATTTGTGGCAAAGTTTTGATTACCCTTCTAACACGATGTTGGCAGGGATGAAGATTGGTTGGGACCTTAAAAGGAAGATAAATAGAAGACTCATAGCATGGAAGAGTGATGATGATCCAACCCCAGGAGACTTATCATGGATTATTGTGCTTCATCCCTATCCTGAAATTTACATGATGAGTGGAACAAAGAAGCACCACAGACTTGGACCGTGGAACGGCTTGCGTTTCAGCGGCATGCCCGAGATGAAGCCTAATCctgttttcaattacaagtTTGTCTCCAACAAGGACGAGGTTACCTACATGTGGACATTGCAGACTAGCTTGATCACAAAAGTGGTTCTCAACCAAACCTCGCAACTGCGTCCTCGCTACGTGTGGTCCGAGGCCACTAGATCGTGGAACTTCTACTCAACCATGCCAGGAGAGTACTGTGACTATTATGGCGTTTGCGGGGCCAATTCATTTTGCAGCTCCACTGCATCGCCAATGTGTGACTGCTTAAAAGGGTTCAAGCCGAAGTCTCCGGAGAAATGGAACTCAATGTATCGGACAGAAGGATGTCGCCTGAAAAGTCCACTGACTTGCATGCTTGATGGATTTGTTCATGTTGATGGTTTGAAAGTGCCAGATACTACAAATACGTCTGTGGACGAGAGTATTGATCTTGAGAAATGCAGAACCAAGTGCTTGAATAATTGTTCCTGCATGGCATATACTAATTCAAATATAAGTGGATCAGGTAGTGGCTGTGTCATGTGGTTTGGCGATTTATTAGACATCAAATTGTATCCAGCACCAGAAAGTGGGCAGCGTCTATATATAAGGTTGCCTCCTTCAGAATTAG ATTCTATCAGGCACAAGGTGTCTAAAATAATGTATGCAACCTCCGTTGCTGCAGCTATAGGAGTTATACTTGCTATTTATTTTCTCTACAGAAGGAAAATTTATG agAAATCAATGGCCGAATATAACAATGAAAGTTATGTGAATGATCTGGATCTGCCATTGCTTGATTTGTCAATAATCATTGTAGCCACAAACAAATTCTCAGAGGGAAACAAGATTGGAGAAGGTGGCTTTGGATCTGTATATTGG GGAAAATTAGCCAGTGGGCTAGAAATTGCTGTGAAGAGACTCTCAAAGAACTCGGATCAAGGAATGAGCGAGTTCGTAAACGAAGTAAAACTGATTGCAAGAGTTCAACACAGAAATCTTGTAAAGCTTCTTGGCTGTTGCAttcagaaaaaagagaaaatgctAGTTTATGAATACATGGTTAACGGCAGCCTTGACTACTTCATATTTG ATTCTACCAAAGGGAAATTGCTAGATTGGCCAAAGCGTTTCCACATAATTTGTGGAATTGCTCGGGGACTTATGTACCTTCATCAAGATTCTCGATTGAGGATTGTCCATAGAGATCTCAAAGCAAGTAATGTTTTACTAGATGATACTTTGAATCCAAAAATTTCAGATTTTGGAGTGGCTAAAACTTTTGGAGAAGAGAATATTGAAGGAAATACAAATAGAATTGTTGGAACATA TGGGTACATGGCACCAGAATATGCTATCGATGggcaattttctataaaatctGACGTCTTCAGCTTTGGTGTTTTACTGTTGGAGATTATATGTGGGAAGAAAAGTAGATGTTCTAGTGGGAAGCAAATTGTTCACCTTGTTGATCAT GTGTGGACATTGTGGAAAAAAGATATGGCTTTACAAATAGTTGACCCAAACATGGAGGATTCATGCATTGCGTCTGAAGTGTTACGTTGCATCCATATTGGGCTCTTGTGCGTGCAACAATACCCAGAGGATAGGCCTACAATGACCTCAGTGGTTCTCTTGTTGGGGAGTGATGAGGTGCAATTGGATGAACCTAAAGAGCCAGGGCATTTTGTGAAGAAGGAATCTATTGAAGCAAATTCAAGCTCATGTAGTTCAACCAATGCGATGTCCATAACCTTATTAACTGCTCGCTGA